A single genomic interval of Microbacterium sp. BLY harbors:
- a CDS encoding glycosyltransferase, translating to MKVLVVSTWFPSEEAPQTGTFVADDVALLAADHELTVLHLAPPSQVAEERTDVVDGITVVRVPMAPSRVDHLLRVAPVLRRHLAAAEVLHTMALSSLLPFATVRVRVPWVHTEHWSGLIAPETVPAAMRATLPLTARALARPDVVVAVSRRLSERVSATRRGPVAVIPNHVEPAPPEGSRRRDDSGVRLVAVGGLVAHKGPLLAVGALAELRSRGIDASLTWLGDGPLRAEIAEAAAAAGVADRLRLDGAVPRQAVIETMRESDVFILPTRSETFGVAIAEALVAGVPVVVGARGAQSEFVSEPDGVLVTERTAAAYADAVQRVIDLNRGRGPADIGAAARERFAPSTRRQAYLDVYADAGAPLTGRPRVDVVIPVHEQSRPIERAVASVLRNTLAVRVTVVAHDLDADLVRRRLAALADDARVRVVEHRDGLRRPAGPFNHGLDLATADYVSVMGSDDELEPHAVDSWYRRARRDGADAVIPVLARAGGSPVPTPPTRPLRTRRLSLVRDRLSYRSAPLGLVARAAFPDLRFDTTVATGEDIGFVTAVWSRARGVSFDRHGPAYLVHSDAETRTSTATRPVADDLGFIAPLLASDDFRALARDGRESVVIKILRINVIGAVHNRRDAVLSEADRAALARAIRELRGAAPAAERPLSLIDRRLLHLAADPGSSTAALKTMAKRRERRLAPSSLVARSLAGTLHREGPVRMAAASVLALRRLRAGRG from the coding sequence ATGAAGGTTCTCGTCGTCTCGACCTGGTTCCCCAGCGAGGAGGCGCCGCAGACCGGAACGTTCGTCGCCGACGACGTGGCGCTGCTGGCGGCCGATCACGAGCTGACGGTCCTCCATCTCGCACCGCCGAGCCAGGTGGCGGAGGAACGGACCGACGTCGTCGACGGCATCACCGTCGTGAGAGTGCCGATGGCGCCTTCCCGTGTCGACCATCTGCTCCGGGTCGCGCCGGTGCTCCGCCGCCATCTCGCGGCAGCCGAGGTGCTGCACACGATGGCGCTGTCGTCACTGCTGCCTTTCGCGACCGTCAGGGTGCGCGTCCCCTGGGTCCACACCGAGCACTGGTCGGGTCTCATCGCGCCGGAGACCGTGCCCGCCGCGATGCGGGCGACGCTCCCGCTGACCGCGCGTGCTCTCGCGCGTCCCGATGTCGTCGTGGCGGTCAGCAGACGGCTGTCCGAGCGTGTATCGGCGACCCGTCGCGGACCGGTCGCCGTCATTCCGAACCATGTGGAGCCCGCGCCGCCCGAGGGGAGCCGTCGCCGTGACGACAGCGGTGTCCGTCTCGTCGCGGTCGGGGGACTGGTCGCGCACAAGGGCCCGCTGCTCGCCGTCGGCGCGCTCGCCGAACTCCGCAGTCGCGGAATCGACGCCTCACTCACCTGGCTGGGGGACGGCCCCCTCCGCGCGGAGATCGCCGAAGCCGCGGCCGCGGCCGGTGTCGCCGACCGTCTGCGGCTGGACGGAGCCGTTCCGCGGCAGGCTGTCATCGAGACGATGCGGGAGTCGGACGTGTTCATCCTGCCGACCCGATCCGAGACCTTCGGCGTCGCCATCGCCGAGGCGCTCGTGGCGGGTGTGCCGGTCGTCGTCGGTGCTCGCGGTGCGCAGAGCGAGTTCGTGAGCGAGCCGGACGGGGTGCTCGTCACCGAGCGCACGGCGGCCGCATACGCGGACGCCGTCCAGCGTGTCATCGACCTCAATCGCGGACGAGGGCCGGCCGACATCGGGGCCGCAGCGAGAGAACGGTTCGCGCCCTCGACACGGAGGCAGGCGTATCTCGACGTCTACGCCGACGCGGGGGCTCCGCTCACGGGACGGCCGCGGGTGGACGTCGTCATCCCCGTGCACGAGCAATCCCGACCGATCGAGCGCGCCGTCGCGTCGGTGCTCCGCAACACCCTCGCCGTACGGGTCACCGTCGTCGCTCACGATCTCGACGCTGACCTCGTCCGGCGACGACTCGCGGCTCTCGCCGATGACGCCAGGGTGCGGGTCGTGGAGCATCGCGACGGCCTGCGTCGTCCCGCCGGCCCCTTCAACCACGGACTGGATCTCGCGACCGCCGACTATGTCTCGGTCATGGGCTCCGACGACGAACTGGAGCCGCACGCCGTGGACTCCTGGTACCGCCGCGCTCGACGTGACGGCGCGGATGCCGTCATCCCCGTCCTCGCCCGGGCCGGTGGCAGCCCGGTTCCCACTCCGCCGACCCGGCCGCTCCGGACGCGCCGACTCTCCCTCGTCCGCGACCGGCTGTCGTATCGGAGCGCGCCGCTGGGTCTGGTCGCGCGGGCGGCGTTCCCGGACCTGCGTTTCGATACGACGGTGGCAACCGGCGAGGACATCGGCTTCGTGACCGCCGTCTGGTCCCGTGCCCGGGGCGTGAGCTTCGATCGTCACGGTCCGGCCTATCTGGTCCACTCCGACGCCGAGACCCGCACATCGACCGCGACGAGACCTGTCGCCGATGATCTCGGTTTCATCGCTCCGCTGCTGGCATCCGACGATTTCCGAGCACTCGCGCGCGACGGTCGCGAGAGCGTGGTTATCAAGATCCTGCGCATCAATGTGATCGGGGCCGTGCACAACCGGCGTGATGCCGTGCTGTCGGAGGCTGATCGCGCCGCTCTGGCTCGCGCCATCCGGGAGCTCCGCGGGGCCGCGCCCGCGGCCGAACGCCCGCTGTCGCTGATCGACCGCCGTCTCCTCCACCTCGCTGCCGACCCCGGCTCTTCGACCGCGGCGCTGAAGACGATGGCGAAGCGCCGGGAGAGACGGCTGGCACCGTCGTCGCTCGTGGCACGGAGCCTCGCCGGCACTCTGCACCGGGAGGGTCCCGTGCGGATGGCGGCGGCGTCCGTGCTCGCCCTGCGGCGGCTCCGGGCAGGGCGCGGCTAG